The Opitutales bacterium genomic sequence CCTTCAAAGATCTTCCTAATCACTTAACTCGAATATCTGAGACTGATATTCTTCACGAACACCCTCCATCAAAGCCATGATCTAAAGAACCGCCAGATGACCCTACCCTTATACAATTGCAAAAGATATCCACGGAATGGATCAAGATGATACTAATGGGCGAAAATACTCAAATTGCCACCCGATAAAAATCTATAAACTTCTTCGTTATTAAATTGGTAATTATTATATCCATTTTTGAGGGAAATGGCCCCATCTGCCGTCGCGCGCAGTCCAATGTCGATCTTGTTATCACCGTCCGCATCAATCAAGAATGGCTGATATTGTGATCCAACATTCCAAAGATATGAATACTGTGACGGAAACGAATTGTTCCCATTGTTCTCACGAAAATAGAATC encodes the following:
- a CDS encoding VCBS repeat-containing protein, translated to MGLRNTSNGTWHIAFRSSSSFWFNNTKNFNWVSGSHYQALTKDFDGDGYCDIALRDPNNGRFYFRENNGNNSFPSQYSYLWNVGSQYQPFLIDADGDNKIDIGLRATADGAISLKNGYNNYQFNNEEVYRFLSGGNLSIFAH